DNA sequence from the Cucurbita pepo subsp. pepo cultivar mu-cu-16 chromosome LG06, ASM280686v2, whole genome shotgun sequence genome:
attattatttatgctTCCATCATATTTTGGTAGAAttatgaagagagagagagagagtagaaGCTGAAGTGAGAAGGAAGGATGATAGGGCAGCTGCCAGCTATAAGAGGCGGCAAATACATTCGTGCAGGCCCCATAGGACCATTGAGGGTATGGCATAATCTTACAAGCTGCTTTCAaatttgcttttgtttttgttttactgCCTCTGATTTTGAATGTGTCTTTGTAATTGTATGAGCCCAAATCATGATTTGCCTTTGCACGTTTTGTTAGGCAActtttgtttatctttttcttctataaAGATCAATGTTTTGAGATTAATTTCCACTGTTCTTTCAACAAGATTTATACCACCAAATTTGTCGGCAATTTAACTGTGTCAAGGGCATGCTTCAAAATTCAACCCTTAATTATTAAAACAGGGTCGGTAGAAGATGCTTGTTTGGAACTTATAAGCTGCTATTGCTTGGAGCTTTCATaactctgtctctgtctctgcCTCTGATTCTGATTCAGCCACAGACAGCGCTTCAAATTTGATCTTTCATGGCTGCCATTACTTCCACCTGCAGTAGCTTCTTCTCCATCAGATCAAGTTCTATGGAGCCAAGAGTAAGAACTTCTTCACCAAGCCATGCCTCTCCAGCATGTGGGAAGCTTGATGGTGTGGCAACTTGGCTCATCAATGGCTTTGTCACAGCTTTCTTTGGATCCTTGGAACGATGCTCTTGTATTCGTATTGCCACGGCTGAGGATGACGGCGATGAGGCAAACGACACCCCCTTGATTCCAAACGACGGGAATCTTCAACAGGACGGCGCTGCTGCTGGCCGGAGGAGGACTGTTAAAGGCAAGAAGTGTCAGCCACTTGTAGATGCAATCTAATGAGCTGCTTCTTATCTTGTATAATCCAAATCAAAAAGCTCCTCCTTTTCTTGGGTAAGTGATATATAGGAGCTTCTGAATCTGAGAAATTTGCTGCTTTTTTGTAAGTTTTGTGGAGATGAAATCAACCCAAATTACTGCTTTAGAGTCTAAATTAAGAACTTGAATGTCTGAACTGCTTCAATTCATTCTCAATCTGCATTAATTACTATAATAACAATTCAAGTGCTCTTTTTCCACTTGGATTCACCAATGGATTCATATCTCAATTCATACGAtcgagcattttttttttcctttgatttttgaaaaaattatctttCCAAATTTcgaaacataaaaagaaattaataaagaaaaagggtgGAGGGCCTGGGgccatgattttaaataatgttgtaAAAATGGGAGTGATAATGTCAtgcattatttaaataaagtaatgCCTTTCACTTTTATCGCCAACAACCAGCGGGGAATCCAAAGAAAAAACGAAGCAATATTAGAGATGATTAAATAGTAATAACAGTGGGCATAGTAAAATAATCAACCattataattaatgttaataACTATTATTACGTTATTGTTAAATGGATTAAGAGATTTATTCATCTATTTATATGTTTCCTTTATGAATATGTGTCAAGAACGGAAAATATGTCGATCAAAAGATTAAAGGGGACATGTTCCTCGGCTCAACTAATTTAGGGCGCATCCTCTCCTTTATACTAGTCGGTCTTTCTTTAGTTTACCCGAACTATATagtgtaacaactcaagttcaccgctaaccgatattgttagctttagcccattacatatTGCCGTGACcttcactgttttaaaacactatctactagagagaggttttcacacccttgtaaataaTACTTTGTTACTCTTtttaaccgatgtgagatctcacaattcacctatCTTGGGAGCCCAtcattctcgctggcacaccgctgaGTGTCtatctctaataccatttgtaatagcccccAACTCACTGCTAACAAATTATGCTTTGTCACCGTCAGCCTTATGATTTTAAAGCATGTCTACTAGAGACAAGTTtctacatttttataaggaatgtttcatttctttctcctaCCGACCTGAGATCTTACGTATGTTCCATTTGGGCCTAAGTTAGTTTGCACTCAAGCCCAACAATGAAAGCCCATTAACCTCTCCATCGTCGTAGTACCactaagaaacaaaaatctgaaaaccaggttgtttttgtttcagaACACTGCTTCAAAGAAACCAAGAAACCCTATCCAAAAGAAATCCagtgtttttggtttttagttTGCAGCACATGAAGCCGACtgataaaagaaggaaaaattagGCCAAAAGCCAATGGTTTATGCcattaaatatacaaatagcctcacacttttttttttttttccccttaaaaacaagaaaaaaaccaCCTTTGCCGTCCATGCATGTTAGCCTCCACTCCTACAAATACACTAACAtcaaatttaactaaaaaaaccgCCCAAGTTTCCGACATTTAACTGCGCTAAACTGTCGTAGGGAATATATTGGGGTTGCTTAGAtttgaatttgcaaagctttttgaataataaaatgatggttCTTAAAAATTGAAGCTTTTGCATGTGAGTTTGAGGATGATGGGCACAATATTGGGCTTTGGTAAGcttacccttttcttttttctccatttctgaAAAAGGGTTTTTGTCTAATCTGTCGTTTTTTTATCTGATTCTTCGTGGTTAAGCTAAGAGAGCTCATCTTCTATCCTTCTGAGGAGAAAACCAGAACAAAAATGGGTGACCCCACTACCAAATTTATCCCTTTTTCCACCAAAAAGATAATCAAATCGGCTGCTGATCTTCATCAATGCCGCTCTGCCTTTCTTTTGACAAATGTGCGCTCGTCCTCTAAAGTTCACTGCTTTTTGATGGGTCCTATGGGTTACCCAAGAAGAGGAAGGAAGAGATAATCTCCCTCCTTGGTATCACTATTATAATCCTTCCTTTAATTCTCTCCACCCTTCAACTTTTACCAACAACTTTACACCCGCCATACCAGCCACCTCCTAGATTCTACCTCCCCCCTTTTTACCACTAACAATATTCTACTACCAACATttctattcaaattttttaaatgcatTAACTAcgccttataaagaatattccGTTCATCTCCCTAACTAatgttagatctcacaatctaccctatTTGAGgcatttctttctccaattaatgtgggacCCTCAATCCACTACCCTGAGACCCAGTGCCCCTTttcctttggggctcagcctacTCGTTGTAacatcgtccggtgtttggctttgataccctTTACAACAGCCCAAGCACACAGCTAGTAGATTAAGTGAAAATGACCATTTTCGCCCTCTGAGGGGCCAAGGTGTCCCCTCCCACTCCTCTTTAAATACCCATCTTCtcctcttccttccttcccttttccctttctctctcatctatAGCCTTCCTCTTTGAGCTACAACTCATTCTCTTTACCAATGTTCTATTCTGAAGAAGAAGCTGTCCGGTTTCGTAGGCCGGTTCAGGAATCTGGGTTCACACGGGCCGAAATCCAGGAGCTTTGGTCTCTGCTCGAAGATCCAGCCAGATCAAACTCCGGTTCGCAAGACTCGAGCCGAGCGGTCTCTTTGATTGACGACGAGAGGAGACGAAGGAGAAGGATATCGAACCGAGAGTCAGCGAGGCGGTTGAGGTTGCGGAAGAAGAGGCATTTGGAGAATCTAGGGGTTCAAACGGACCGGCTGAAGGTGAAGAACCAGGAGCTGAAAAGCCAACTGAACTTAGTGTTGAACCGTTATTGTATGGTACGAAGACAAAATGAGAGACTGTGGTCGGAATTTGTGGCACTTCATGCTCGCCTGTCGGACCTTTACCGGATTTCTGTTCCCATGCAGGAGAAGGAGAATTCATGCATGCAAATATCTTTCAATTattactcttaaaaaaaaaaattgaagaaatttcttcatgagaatgaaataataaatgtcACTtaggatatttatatttttattagtatttGATGGGTATTTCAAATTCTAATGTGACATTGaaatgtaatatatattattcaccttattaatctaaattaaaattagtttctctcttcttttttaattcaaaattaggtGTGtgtggaaattaaaaattaatctttGTGTTACAAGttaattatatcatattaattaatttcatggGCATATTATAGCCCTATTAAATAGGgtagagtatttttatttttattttatatcaaaatttaaacattgGATTAATTATACTCGTAACTTA
Encoded proteins:
- the LOC111797003 gene encoding basic leucine zipper 4-like, with protein sequence MFYSEEEAVRFRRPVQESGFTRAEIQELWSLLEDPARSNSGSQDSSRAVSLIDDERRRRRRISNRESARRLRLRKKRHLENLGVQTDRLKVKNQELKSQLNLVLNRYCMVRRQNERLWSEFVALHARLSDLYRISVPMQEKENSCMQISFNYYS